Proteins from one Salmonella bongori NCTC 12419 genomic window:
- the dinI gene encoding DNA damage-inducible protein I, producing the protein MRIEVTIAKTSPLPAGAIDALAGELSRRISHHFPENRGNVTVRYATANNLSVIGASKEDKARISEILQETWESADEWFIND; encoded by the coding sequence ATGCGTATTGAAGTCACTATAGCCAAAACATCACCTCTGCCTGCTGGTGCCATTGATGCGCTGGCGGGCGAACTCTCTCGCCGTATTAGCCATCATTTTCCTGAGAATAGGGGTAACGTTACCGTGCGTTACGCAACCGCCAACAACCTGTCCGTTATTGGCGCATCGAAAGAGGATAAAGCACGCATTAGCGAGATCCTCCAGGAAACCTGGGAAAGCGCTGATGAGTGGTTCATTAATGACTAA
- the pyrC gene encoding dihydroorotase: MTAPSQVLKIRRPDDWHVHLRDGDMLKTVVPYTSEIYGRAIVMPNLASPITTVDAAIAYRQRILDAVPAGHDFTPLMTCYLTDSLDADELERGFHEGVFTAAKLYPANATTNSSHGVTSIDAIMPVLERMEKLGMPLLVHGEVTHADVDIFDREARFIDTVMEPLRQRLSALNVVFEHITTKDAAQYVRDGNERLAATITPQHLMFNRNHMLVGGIRPHLYCLPILKRNIHQQALRDLVASGFTRAFLGTDSAPHARHRKETCCGCAGCFNAPSALGSYAAVFEEMNALAHFEAFCSLNGPRFYGLPVNESWVELVRDEQQIPETITLADDTLVPFLAGETVRWSVKK, from the coding sequence ATGACTGCACCATCCCAGGTTTTAAAGATCCGCCGCCCGGACGACTGGCACGTTCACCTTCGCGATGGCGACATGTTAAAAACGGTCGTACCTTATACCAGCGAAATTTATGGTCGCGCCATCGTGATGCCTAATCTGGCGTCCCCTATTACCACCGTTGATGCGGCAATCGCCTACCGTCAGCGTATTCTCGACGCGGTACCCGCCGGACATGATTTCACGCCGTTAATGACTTGTTATTTAACGGACTCGCTTGATGCCGATGAGCTTGAGCGCGGTTTTCATGAAGGCGTGTTTACGGCCGCTAAACTTTATCCGGCCAACGCCACCACCAACTCCAGCCATGGTGTAACGTCAATCGATGCCATTATGCCAGTGCTGGAGCGAATGGAAAAACTCGGGATGCCGTTGCTGGTCCACGGAGAGGTGACACATGCCGATGTTGATATCTTTGATCGCGAAGCACGTTTTATTGACACCGTCATGGAACCGTTACGTCAGCGTCTGAGCGCACTTAACGTGGTCTTTGAACATATCACTACCAAAGATGCCGCACAGTATGTACGTGACGGCAACGAACGCCTGGCAGCCACTATTACGCCCCAGCACTTAATGTTTAACCGTAACCATATGCTGGTCGGCGGCATTCGCCCTCACCTGTACTGCCTGCCAATTCTCAAACGCAATATTCACCAACAGGCGTTACGTGATCTGGTCGCCAGCGGCTTTACGCGCGCTTTTCTGGGTACGGATTCCGCGCCACATGCGCGCCATCGTAAAGAGACCTGTTGCGGATGCGCCGGTTGCTTCAACGCCCCTTCCGCACTTGGGAGCTATGCCGCCGTGTTTGAAGAAATGAACGCTTTGGCACATTTTGAGGCATTCTGCTCCCTGAACGGCCCACGATTTTATGGTCTGCCGGTGAATGAGTCCTGGGTGGAACTGGTGCGTGATGAACAACAGATCCCGGAAACTATCACACTGGCAGATGATACGCTGGTGCCTTTTCTGGCCGGTGAGACAGTACGCTGGTCAGTAAAAAAATAA
- a CDS encoding lipoprotein, whose protein sequence is MKKFFFAAALIVSGLLVGCNQLTQYTISEQEINQALEKRNNFSKDIGLPGIADAHIVLTHLASQIGREEPNKVTLTGDARLDMNSLFGSQKATMKLKLKALPVFNKEKGAIYLQEMEVVDATVTPEKMQSVLQTLIPYLNQSLRNYFNQQPAYVLREDSSRGEALAKKFAKGIEVKPGEIVIPFTN, encoded by the coding sequence ATGAAAAAGTTTTTTTTTGCCGCTGCGCTGATAGTCAGCGGCCTGTTAGTGGGTTGTAATCAACTTACGCAATACACTATTAGCGAACAAGAAATCAATCAAGCGCTTGAAAAACGGAATAATTTCTCAAAAGATATTGGTCTGCCCGGCATTGCCGACGCGCATATCGTACTGACTCACCTCGCCAGCCAGATTGGCCGGGAAGAACCCAATAAAGTCACCCTCACTGGCGATGCCAGGCTGGACATGAATTCACTCTTCGGTAGCCAAAAAGCGACGATGAAGCTCAAGCTGAAAGCCCTGCCAGTCTTTAATAAAGAAAAAGGCGCCATCTATCTGCAGGAGATGGAAGTGGTCGATGCCACTGTGACGCCGGAAAAAATGCAATCGGTACTCCAGACGCTCATACCTTATTTAAATCAGTCTTTACGTAACTACTTTAACCAGCAGCCAGCTTATGTGTTGCGCGAAGATAGCAGTAGAGGCGAAGCGTTAGCGAAGAAATTCGCCAAAGGCATTGAAGTTAAACCAGGGGAAATCGTCATTCCTTTCACTAATTGA
- the grxB gene encoding glutaredoxin 2: MKLYIYDHCPFCVKARMIFGLKNIPVELNVLQNDDEATPTRMIGKKMVPILQKEDSRYLPESMDIVHYVDTLDGKPLLTGKCNPALEEWRRKVNGYVNQLLLPRFAKSAFDEFSTPEARQYFIRKKEASSGSFADHLTHSAGLIKKISDDLRALDKLIVQPNAVNGELSEDDIHLFPLLRNLTLVAGIRWPTKVSDYRDNMAKQTQINLLSSMAI, from the coding sequence GTGAAGCTCTATATTTACGATCATTGCCCTTTCTGCGTTAAAGCCCGCATGATTTTCGGCCTGAAGAATATCCCCGTTGAACTTAACGTGTTACAGAATGACGACGAGGCGACGCCCACCCGGATGATTGGTAAAAAGATGGTGCCTATCCTGCAAAAAGAGGACAGCCGCTATCTGCCTGAAAGTATGGATATTGTGCATTATGTCGATACACTCGACGGCAAACCGCTGTTAACCGGAAAATGCAATCCTGCCCTTGAAGAGTGGCGACGCAAAGTTAACGGTTACGTTAATCAGTTGCTGCTGCCGCGATTTGCAAAATCCGCTTTCGATGAATTTTCCACGCCTGAGGCACGCCAGTACTTTATCCGCAAAAAAGAAGCATCTTCCGGCAGTTTTGCCGACCACCTCACGCATTCTGCCGGACTGATTAAAAAGATCAGCGATGATTTACGCGCTCTGGATAAACTTATTGTGCAGCCGAATGCCGTGAATGGCGAATTGTCGGAAGATGATATTCATCTGTTCCCGCTCCTACGTAATCTGACGCTGGTTGCTGGTATCCGCTGGCCGACGAAAGTATCAGATTATCGCGATAATATGGCGAAGCAGACGCAAATTAATTTACTTTCCTCAATGGCAATCTAA
- the mdtH gene encoding multidrug efflux MFS transporter MdtH — protein sequence MSRVSQARNLGKYFLLIDNMLVVLGFFVVFPLISIRFVDQMGWAAVMVGIALGLRQFIQQGLGIFGGAIADRFGAKPMIVTGMLMRAAGFATMGIAHEPWLLWFSCFLSGLGGTLFDPPRSALVVKLIRPAQRGRFFSLLMMQDSAGAVIGALLGSWLLQYDFRLVCATGAILFILCAIFNAWLLPAWKLSTVRTPVREGMRRVMNDKRFVTYVLTLAGYYMLAVQVMLMLPIMVNDIAGSPAAVKWMYAIEACLSLTLLYPIARWSEKRFRLEHRLMAGLLIMSLSMVPIGLVSNLQQLFTLICAFYIGSVIAEPARETLSASLADARARGSYMGFSRLGLAIGGAIGYIGGGWLFDMGKAFAQPELPWMMLGIIGFITLLALSWQFSHKRASRHMLEPGA from the coding sequence ATGTCGCGCGTCTCGCAGGCGAGAAACCTGGGTAAATATTTTCTTCTCATTGATAACATGCTAGTGGTATTGGGTTTTTTCGTCGTCTTCCCGCTCATCTCCATTCGCTTTGTCGATCAAATGGGCTGGGCCGCCGTGATGGTAGGGATCGCGCTCGGCCTGCGCCAATTCATCCAGCAAGGCCTCGGCATTTTTGGCGGTGCCATCGCCGATCGCTTTGGCGCGAAACCGATGATCGTCACCGGTATGCTGATGCGCGCCGCGGGTTTTGCCACAATGGGCATCGCGCATGAGCCCTGGCTTTTATGGTTTTCTTGCTTCCTTTCCGGTCTTGGCGGTACGCTTTTCGACCCACCGCGCTCAGCGTTGGTGGTCAAATTAATCCGCCCGGCGCAACGAGGCCGTTTCTTCTCATTGCTGATGATGCAGGACAGTGCGGGCGCAGTGATTGGCGCACTACTGGGCAGTTGGTTGCTACAATACGATTTCCGTCTGGTCTGCGCGACGGGCGCTATTTTGTTCATATTATGCGCCATTTTCAACGCATGGCTGCTTCCGGCCTGGAAGCTGTCAACGGTCAGAACGCCAGTGCGTGAAGGAATGCGTCGCGTCATGAACGATAAGCGATTTGTGACTTACGTGCTGACGCTGGCGGGCTACTACATGCTGGCGGTACAGGTCATGTTAATGCTGCCAATTATGGTAAACGACATCGCCGGTTCGCCTGCCGCCGTGAAGTGGATGTATGCTATCGAGGCGTGTCTTTCGCTGACATTACTTTACCCGATTGCCCGCTGGAGCGAAAAACGCTTTCGTCTGGAGCACCGGCTGATGGCCGGTTTGCTCATCATGTCGCTGAGTATGGTCCCCATCGGGCTGGTGAGCAATTTACAGCAACTCTTTACACTTATTTGCGCCTTCTACATTGGCTCGGTTATCGCCGAACCCGCACGCGAAACGCTTAGCGCATCGCTGGCGGACGCACGGGCGCGGGGAAGTTATATGGGCTTTAGCCGTCTGGGATTGGCCATTGGCGGCGCAATTGGTTATATCGGCGGCGGCTGGTTGTTCGACATGGGTAAAGCGTTTGCACAGCCTGAACTACCATGGATGATGCTCGGTATTATCGGCTTCATCACCCTGTTGGCTTTAAGCTGGCAATTTAGCCACAAGCGCGCATCGCGCCATATGCTGGAACCCGGCGCCTGA
- the rimJ gene encoding ribosomal protein S5-alanine N-acetyltransferase encodes MFGYRSNVPKVRLTTDRLVVRLVHERDAWRLADYYAENRHFLKPWEPVRDESHCYPSGWQARLGMIGEFHKQGSAFYFALLDPEEKEIIGVANFSNVVRGSFHACYLGYSIAQKWQGQGLMFEALTAAIRYMQRTQHIHRIMANYMPHNKRSGALLARLGFEKEGYAKDYLLIDGQWRDHVLTALTTPEWTPGR; translated from the coding sequence ATGTTTGGCTATCGCAGTAACGTGCCAAAAGTGCGCTTAACCACCGACCGTCTGGTGGTGCGTTTAGTGCATGAGCGTGATGCCTGGCGTCTGGCCGATTATTACGCGGAAAATCGTCATTTTTTAAAACCCTGGGAGCCGGTCCGTGATGAAAGCCATTGTTATCCTTCAGGGTGGCAGGCGCGCCTGGGAATGATCGGTGAATTTCACAAACAGGGCTCCGCCTTCTATTTCGCGCTGCTTGACCCGGAAGAAAAAGAAATTATCGGCGTGGCGAATTTCTCCAATGTGGTGCGCGGCTCATTTCATGCCTGCTATCTGGGGTATTCCATTGCACAGAAGTGGCAGGGGCAGGGGCTGATGTTTGAAGCCTTAACCGCTGCGATTCGCTATATGCAGCGTACTCAGCATATCCACCGTATCATGGCGAATTATATGCCGCACAACAAACGTAGCGGCGCACTATTGGCGCGGCTTGGTTTTGAGAAAGAAGGCTATGCGAAAGATTATCTGTTGATTGATGGACAATGGCGCGACCATGTCCTGACGGCATTAACGACGCCGGAATGGACGCCAGGACGTTGA
- a CDS encoding YceH family protein → MKYELTATEARVIGCLLEKQVTTPEQYPLSVNGVVTACNQKTNREPVMNLTEQEVQEQLDNLVKRHFLRTVSGFGNRVTKYEQRFCNSEFGDLKLSAAEVALVTILLLRGAQTPGELRSRASRMYEFSDMAEVESTLERLASREDGPYVVRLAREPGKRESRYMHLFCGDVDEVSLRTSAPESTSGDLQARVEALESEVAELKQRLDSLLAHLGE, encoded by the coding sequence ATGAAATATGAATTAACCGCCACTGAAGCGCGAGTGATTGGCTGCCTGCTGGAAAAGCAGGTGACAACGCCGGAACAGTATCCGCTTTCTGTCAACGGCGTGGTGACAGCCTGTAATCAGAAAACCAACCGTGAACCGGTGATGAACCTGACGGAACAAGAGGTGCAGGAGCAACTCGATAATCTGGTGAAACGCCACTTTTTGCGTACGGTCAGCGGGTTTGGCAACCGCGTCACCAAATATGAACAGCGTTTCTGTAATTCTGAGTTTGGCGATCTGAAACTGAGCGCGGCGGAAGTGGCGCTTGTCACCATCTTGCTGCTGCGCGGCGCGCAAACGCCAGGCGAGTTGCGTAGCCGGGCGTCGCGGATGTATGAATTCAGCGATATGGCGGAGGTTGAATCCACGCTGGAACGGCTTGCCAGTCGTGAAGACGGCCCTTATGTCGTTCGTCTGGCGCGTGAACCAGGCAAGCGTGAAAGTCGCTATATGCATCTTTTCTGCGGTGATGTCGATGAGGTCTCGCTTCGGACATCTGCGCCGGAAAGCACATCGGGCGATCTTCAGGCGCGCGTCGAGGCGCTGGAGAGTGAAGTGGCGGAATTAAAGCAACGGCTGGATTCTTTGTTAGCTCACCTGGGAGAGTAA
- a CDS encoding Gfo/Idh/MocA family protein — protein MRTLRIGIVGLGGIAQKAWLPVLANTASWTLQGAWSPSRDKALRICESWRIPYMDSLANLASDCDAVFVHSSTASHYAVVSELLNAGVHVCVDKPLAENLHDAERLVEQAARKKLTLMVGFNRRFAPLYRELKTRLDAAASLRMDKHRTDSIGPHDLRFTLLDDYLHVVDTALWLAGGQANLVSGTLLTGESGEMRYAEHHFSTDRLQITTSMHRRAGSQRESVQAVTDGGLYNVTDMREWHEERGQGVLTRPVSGWQTTLEQRGFAGCARHFIDCVKNQTVPETAGEQAILAQRVVEALWRDAISE, from the coding sequence GTGAGAACATTACGTATTGGTATTGTCGGGTTAGGCGGTATTGCGCAGAAGGCCTGGTTACCGGTATTGGCCAACACCGCCAGTTGGACGTTGCAGGGCGCCTGGTCTCCCTCGCGGGATAAAGCCTTACGTATCTGCGAAAGCTGGCGCATACCGTATATGGATTCGCTGGCAAATCTGGCGTCCGACTGTGATGCGGTCTTCGTTCACTCCAGTACTGCCAGCCACTATGCTGTGGTCAGCGAGCTTCTCAACGCTGGTGTACATGTCTGCGTGGATAAACCGTTGGCGGAAAATCTGCATGACGCCGAACGGCTGGTGGAACAGGCTGCGCGAAAAAAATTAACACTGATGGTGGGATTTAACCGCCGTTTTGCGCCGCTGTACCGCGAACTGAAAACGCGTCTCGACGCGGCGGCGTCACTGCGTATGGATAAACATCGTACTGATAGCATCGGGCCGCACGACTTACGTTTTACCTTGCTCGATGACTATCTGCACGTGGTGGATACCGCTCTGTGGCTGGCTGGTGGTCAGGCGAATCTTGTCAGCGGTACCTTGCTCACCGGCGAGTCCGGCGAAATGCGCTATGCGGAACATCATTTTTCCACCGACAGGCTACAAATTACTACCAGTATGCACCGGCGCGCCGGAAGCCAACGTGAATCAGTCCAGGCCGTTACCGATGGCGGGCTATATAACGTGACGGATATGCGTGAATGGCATGAGGAGCGCGGGCAGGGCGTACTCACCAGACCGGTGTCAGGTTGGCAAACGACACTTGAACAGCGTGGTTTTGCCGGATGCGCGCGGCATTTCATTGACTGCGTGAAAAATCAGACGGTTCCGGAAACGGCGGGGGAGCAGGCGATTTTGGCCCAGCGCGTCGTGGAGGCGCTATGGCGGGACGCCATCAGCGAATAA
- the murJ gene encoding murein biosynthesis integral membrane protein MurJ — protein MNLLKSLAAVSSMTMFSRVLGFARDAIVARIFGAGMATDAFFVAFKLPNLLRRIFAEGAFSQAFVPILAEYKSKQGEEATRIFVAYVSGLLTLALAVVTVAGMLAAPWVIMVTAPGFADTADKFALTTQLLRITFPYILLISLASLVGAILNTWNRFSIPAFAPTFLNISMIGFALFAAPYFNPPVLALAWAVTVGGVLQLVYQLPHLKKIGMLVLPRINFRDTGAMRVVKQMGPAILGVSVSQISLIINTIFASFLASGSVSWMYYADRLMEFPSGVLGVALGTILLPSLSKSFASGNHDEYCRLMDWGLRLCFLLALPSAVALGILAKPLTVSLFQYGKFTAFDAAMTQRALVAYSVGLIGLIVVKVLAPGFYSRQDIKTPVKIAIVTLIMTQLMNLAFIGPLKHAGLSLSIGLAACLNASLLYWQLRKQNIFTPQPGWMWFLMRLIISVLVMSAVLFGMLHIMPEWSQGAMLWRLLRLMAVVFAGIAAYFAALAVLGFKVKEFVRRTA, from the coding sequence ATGAATTTATTGAAATCGCTGGCTGCCGTCAGCTCGATGACTATGTTTTCACGCGTGCTGGGTTTTGCCCGTGATGCGATTGTCGCCAGAATTTTTGGCGCAGGAATGGCGACCGACGCCTTTTTTGTGGCGTTTAAACTCCCTAATCTGTTACGCCGAATCTTTGCCGAAGGCGCGTTTTCTCAGGCTTTTGTGCCAATCCTGGCGGAATATAAAAGCAAGCAGGGAGAAGAGGCGACGCGGATCTTCGTCGCTTACGTCTCCGGCCTGCTGACGCTGGCGTTAGCGGTAGTGACGGTAGCCGGTATGCTGGCCGCGCCCTGGGTAATTATGGTAACCGCGCCAGGTTTTGCGGATACGGCCGATAAATTCGCGCTGACGACGCAACTATTACGGATTACGTTTCCCTACATTCTACTGATTTCGCTGGCTTCACTGGTCGGCGCTATTCTCAATACCTGGAATCGTTTCTCTATTCCCGCTTTTGCACCGACATTTCTGAATATCAGCATGATCGGTTTTGCGTTATTTGCTGCGCCGTATTTTAATCCGCCAGTGCTGGCGCTGGCCTGGGCGGTCACCGTCGGCGGCGTGCTGCAACTGGTGTATCAACTTCCGCATTTGAAAAAGATCGGTATGCTGGTGCTGCCGCGCATTAACTTTCGCGATACCGGGGCAATGCGGGTAGTCAAACAGATGGGCCCGGCAATTTTGGGCGTCTCTGTCAGCCAGATCTCCCTTATCATCAATACCATTTTCGCCTCTTTTCTGGCGTCTGGTTCGGTCTCATGGATGTACTATGCCGACCGGTTGATGGAGTTCCCGTCCGGCGTGCTGGGCGTGGCGCTGGGAACCATCCTGCTGCCATCATTGTCGAAAAGTTTTGCCAGCGGCAATCATGACGAGTACTGCCGCCTGATGGACTGGGGGTTGCGTCTGTGCTTTTTACTGGCGCTGCCAAGCGCAGTAGCGTTGGGCATTCTGGCGAAACCGCTGACGGTCTCGCTGTTTCAGTACGGTAAATTCACTGCCTTTGACGCGGCGATGACGCAGCGGGCGTTAGTCGCCTATTCGGTGGGGTTAATAGGGTTAATCGTCGTAAAGGTACTGGCGCCGGGCTTCTATTCTCGCCAGGATATTAAAACGCCGGTTAAAATCGCCATTGTGACGTTAATTATGACCCAGTTAATGAACCTGGCCTTTATCGGACCGCTGAAACATGCCGGGTTGTCGCTCTCTATTGGTCTGGCGGCCTGTCTTAATGCGTCTCTCCTGTACTGGCAGTTACGCAAACAGAATATTTTTACGCCGCAACCGGGCTGGATGTGGTTTTTGATGCGGCTGATCATTTCCGTACTGGTCATGTCTGCTGTGCTGTTTGGTATGCTGCATATTATGCCGGAATGGTCGCAAGGGGCGATGTTATGGCGTTTACTGCGTCTGATGGCGGTAGTATTTGCGGGCATCGCAGCCTATTTTGCCGCGCTTGCCGTGCTGGGCTTTAAAGTGAAAGAGTTTGTCCGCCGGACAGCGTAA
- the flgN gene encoding flagella biosynthesis chaperone FlgN, with the protein MTRLSEILDQMTTVLNDLKTVMDAEQQQLSVGQINGSQLQRITEEKSSLLATLDYLEQQRRLEQNAQRSANDDIAERWQTITEKTQHLRDLNQHNGWLLEGQIERNQQALEVLKPHQEPTLYGANGQTSVSHRGGKKISI; encoded by the coding sequence ATGACTCGTTTGTCAGAAATACTTGACCAGATGACAACCGTTCTGAATGACCTGAAGACGGTGATGGATGCTGAACAACAACAACTTTCCGTAGGCCAGATAAACGGCAGCCAGCTACAGCGTATTACAGAAGAAAAAAGCTCATTGCTGGCGACGCTGGACTATCTGGAACAACAGCGCCGTCTGGAGCAGAACGCGCAACGTAGCGCAAACGATGACATTGCAGAGCGCTGGCAGACGATTACCGAAAAAACGCAGCATCTGCGCGACCTCAACCAGCATAACGGTTGGCTGCTGGAGGGACAGATTGAACGTAACCAGCAGGCGCTGGAGGTGTTAAAACCTCACCAGGAACCCACGCTGTACGGGGCTAACGGCCAGACTTCTGTTTCTCACCGCGGCGGCAAAAAAATTTCCATCTGA
- the flgM gene encoding flagellar biosynthesis anti-sigma factor FlgM, with amino-acid sequence MSIDRTSPLKPVSTVQTRETSDTPVQKTRQEKSSAATSASVTLSDAQAKLMQPGASDINMERVEALKTAIRNGELKMDTGKIADSLIREAQSYLQSK; translated from the coding sequence ATGAGCATTGACCGTACCTCACCTTTGAAACCCGTTAGCACTGTCCAGACGCGCGAAACCAGCGACACGCCGGTACAAAAAACGCGTCAGGAAAAGTCGTCTGCCGCGACGAGCGCCAGCGTAACCTTAAGCGACGCCCAGGCGAAGCTCATGCAGCCAGGCGCCAGCGACATTAATATGGAACGCGTCGAAGCATTAAAAACGGCTATCCGTAACGGCGAGCTAAAAATGGATACCGGAAAAATAGCAGACTCGCTAATCCGCGAGGCACAGAGCTACTTACAGAGTAAATAA